One window from the genome of Metabacillus flavus encodes:
- a CDS encoding carbohydrate ABC transporter permease, translating into MKKLTPFTVTVYTLLLLLSISVLIPILNLLAMSFSDPLKVQALGGLDILPKGFSLINYQVLFSNPLIVRSIFNTVFLTVAGTALNLFLTAMAAYVLSRTHFVGKRAVLILLIIIMVFEPGLIPEYLLVKDLGLLNTYMSLIFYKAINVYYLFILIRFFQDVPDSILEAARIDGAGHFRIFTKIMLPLSKPGLATLGLFYAVYHWNEYFRATIYITDPNKWPLQVVLRQFVVQKDNASLLGAQNVLSYDKIASLDFASLQAGMIIVSMLPILILYPLILKFYAKGAFEGGVKD; encoded by the coding sequence ATGAAGAAATTAACGCCTTTCACGGTAACGGTGTATACGCTCCTGCTTCTGCTGTCTATATCGGTGCTCATTCCAATCCTGAATCTCCTTGCGATGTCCTTTTCAGATCCATTAAAGGTACAGGCGCTTGGCGGATTGGATATTTTGCCGAAGGGCTTTTCTTTGATCAACTATCAGGTGCTGTTCTCTAATCCGCTCATCGTCCGAAGTATTTTCAATACCGTGTTCCTTACCGTTGCAGGAACGGCGCTGAATCTCTTTTTAACAGCAATGGCCGCTTATGTGCTCTCAAGGACGCACTTTGTCGGCAAAAGAGCGGTCCTCATCCTGCTCATCATCATCATGGTATTTGAACCCGGTCTCATTCCGGAATATTTGCTTGTAAAGGATCTTGGTCTTCTCAACACCTATATGTCGCTAATCTTTTACAAAGCCATCAATGTTTACTATTTGTTCATCCTGATCCGCTTTTTTCAGGATGTACCGGACAGCATTTTGGAGGCAGCTAGAATCGATGGCGCCGGGCACTTTCGTATTTTTACAAAAATCATGCTTCCCCTATCAAAGCCAGGGCTTGCGACACTCGGTCTGTTTTACGCCGTGTACCACTGGAATGAGTATTTCCGGGCCACCATTTACATCACGGATCCGAATAAATGGCCCCTTCAGGTCGTCCTGCGGCAGTTTGTCGTTCAAAAGGATAATGCCTCACTGCTTGGTGCTCAGAATGTATTATCGTATGACAAAATAGCGAGTCTCGATTTTGCTTCCCTTCAGGCCGGCATGATCATCGTTTCCATGCTGCCGATTCTCATTCTTTATCCGCTTATTTTGAAGTTTTACGCTAAGGGTGCATTTGAAGGAGGTGTTAAGGATTAA
- a CDS encoding ABC transporter permease → MLQTKWKWIKRDWVLYVMLIPALIYFITFHIVPLIGMKLAFQDYRILGDHQWVGLKHFEVLFSSPAFFTVLKNTIIISAMKMIFFFPVPILLSILINEVRHGKFRNSVQSIIYLPHFLLWVVIAGIWISLLNPEDGGVNLIRNFFQLPSLDYMTSKDHIRWVLVFSEIWRSAGWDSIIYLAAIMKISPALYEAARIDGASNLQQLRYITIPELSGTIITVFILNLGFFMNAGFDQVFNLMNNSVISVIDILDTYVYRIGLVNGQYSYATAASLFKGVIGTVLILGTHFISKRLTGRGVW, encoded by the coding sequence ATGCTGCAGACTAAATGGAAATGGATTAAACGAGACTGGGTTTTATACGTCATGCTGATTCCGGCACTTATCTATTTCATTACCTTTCATATCGTCCCGCTGATTGGGATGAAGCTTGCGTTTCAGGACTACAGGATTCTTGGTGATCATCAGTGGGTGGGGCTTAAGCACTTTGAGGTGCTCTTCAGCTCCCCGGCTTTTTTTACCGTTTTGAAAAATACGATCATCATCAGCGCCATGAAGATGATTTTCTTCTTCCCGGTGCCAATTCTTTTATCCATTCTGATTAACGAAGTCCGACATGGGAAGTTCCGTAATTCGGTGCAGTCGATTATTTATCTCCCTCATTTCCTTTTATGGGTTGTCATCGCCGGAATTTGGATAAGCCTTCTGAATCCGGAGGACGGCGGGGTCAACCTGATCCGGAACTTTTTTCAGCTGCCGTCGCTCGATTATATGACAAGCAAGGACCATATCCGCTGGGTGCTCGTTTTCTCGGAAATTTGGAGAAGTGCGGGCTGGGATTCGATCATCTACCTGGCGGCAATTATGAAAATCAGTCCGGCCCTTTATGAGGCCGCTCGCATTGACGGGGCTTCAAACCTCCAGCAGCTGAGGTACATCACCATTCCGGAGCTGTCCGGAACCATTATCACCGTGTTCATCCTGAATCTTGGCTTCTTCATGAATGCTGGATTTGATCAGGTGTTTAACCTGATGAACAACTCGGTGATTTCCGTGATTGATATTTTGGACACGTATGTATATCGGATTGGTCTCGTAAACGGACAGTACTCGTATGCAACGGCCGCGAGCTTGTTTAAAGGGGTCATCGGTACGGTCCTGATTCTGGGAACGCATTTTATTTCCAAGCGGCTTACCGGAAGAGGGGTGTGGTAA
- a CDS encoding DUF4387 domain-containing protein codes for MAALYELAKVIRSKNSGPFELTLDILFDSAGTYERVKNSGEMTPAAISKLYGIDESQIHHFVFFDQALGIKITMARTVSSGTIGDRDVYGAQQHAPLFSIEID; via the coding sequence ATGGCTGCTCTTTATGAACTGGCAAAAGTGATCCGCAGCAAAAATTCAGGGCCATTTGAATTGACGCTTGATATTCTGTTCGATTCAGCCGGCACGTACGAAAGGGTAAAGAATTCAGGTGAAATGACCCCCGCTGCAATCTCGAAGCTATACGGTATAGACGAGTCGCAGATCCATCATTTTGTGTTCTTTGATCAGGCACTCGGCATTAAAATCACGATGGCGCGGACCGTTTCCTCCGGGACGATCGGCGACCGGGATGTTTATGGAGCCCAGCAGCATGCTCCGCTTTTCTCCATTGAAATAGATTGA
- a CDS encoding acyclic terpene utilization AtuA family protein, producing MADLVRILSPCGMLGYGFPASSFLKGLEYDLHGIVVDAGSTDAGPHKLGAGVSIVSRRAAKKDLELLITHGLPRKIPIIMGSAGGAGAKPHLDWTLDIIYEILAEKKLSAKIAFIPADIPQETVLNANKHYQIQPLTPNIPALNAETILQTHSIVAQMGHEPILTALENHSDIIVCGRAYDPSPFAAVGLFHGKDPGLSYHLGKILECGALCAEPGTTKDCILGTITGDSFTVQSLNEKRRCTPVSVAAHTFYEKEHPYILHGPGFTLDLEKCTFEEKETGVVEVKNSRYQSSDEYWIKLEGARKAAYRTFVLAGIRDPLLLEQLESVEELVVQQTAEYYSEIDAEEYEIRFYHYGKNAVLGEREPVPFFGHEVGVMFEVLAQTQELASSICATVRSTFLHFGYENRKSTAGNLAFPFAPSDIEFGPVYEFSIYHLMKASGDFFTVHYEEVADGCSL from the coding sequence ATGGCCGATTTGGTAAGAATTCTTTCACCGTGCGGGATGCTTGGGTACGGATTTCCTGCTTCTTCTTTTCTGAAGGGGCTTGAATATGATTTGCATGGCATCGTTGTTGATGCCGGTTCAACCGATGCAGGCCCCCATAAGCTTGGTGCAGGCGTGTCAATTGTCAGCCGAAGGGCAGCGAAAAAGGATCTGGAGCTGCTGATTACTCACGGTCTCCCAAGAAAAATCCCGATTATTATGGGATCTGCGGGGGGAGCGGGAGCGAAGCCGCATCTGGATTGGACATTGGATATTATTTATGAAATTTTAGCCGAGAAAAAGCTATCAGCCAAAATCGCCTTTATTCCGGCGGACATTCCTCAGGAAACCGTTTTGAATGCGAATAAGCATTATCAAATTCAGCCACTCACACCAAACATCCCAGCCTTAAACGCAGAAACGATCCTGCAAACCCATTCCATCGTTGCCCAAATGGGGCATGAACCAATTTTAACTGCATTAGAGAATCATAGTGACATCATTGTTTGCGGACGGGCCTATGATCCGTCTCCCTTTGCTGCAGTTGGTCTTTTTCATGGAAAAGATCCCGGACTCAGCTATCACCTTGGGAAAATATTAGAATGCGGGGCCCTTTGTGCCGAACCGGGGACGACAAAGGATTGCATTCTTGGAACGATTACCGGGGATTCCTTTACTGTCCAGTCACTGAATGAGAAGAGAAGGTGCACTCCCGTCAGTGTGGCCGCCCATACATTTTACGAAAAAGAACACCCATATATCCTTCACGGTCCAGGCTTCACTCTCGATTTAGAGAAATGTACTTTTGAAGAAAAAGAGACAGGGGTCGTGGAGGTGAAAAACAGCCGGTATCAATCTTCCGATGAATACTGGATCAAGCTTGAAGGGGCAAGGAAGGCAGCCTATCGCACCTTCGTCCTTGCGGGGATCCGCGATCCGCTTCTGCTAGAGCAGCTTGAAAGCGTCGAGGAACTTGTTGTCCAGCAGACTGCGGAATATTACTCCGAAATTGATGCGGAAGAATATGAAATCCGTTTTTATCATTATGGGAAGAACGCGGTTCTGGGCGAAAGAGAACCTGTTCCATTTTTCGGTCACGAAGTCGGGGTCATGTTTGAGGTACTGGCGCAAACGCAGGAGCTTGCGAGCAGTATTTGTGCAACGGTCCGGTCTACCTTTTTGCATTTCGGCTATGAAAACCGGAAATCAACCGCCGGCAATCTGGCGTTCCCGTTTGCACCGAGTGACATTGAATTCGGGCCGGTTTACGAATTTTCGATTTATCATTTGATGAAGGCATCGGGGGATTTCTTTACCGTGCATTATGAGGAGGTCGCTGATGGCTGCTCTTTATGA
- a CDS encoding VOC family protein, producing MKHQATPYLTFNGNAKEALEYYKELFEGEVSDVQTYGQANFPTPPEADELILHSRFKKGPLFFMVSDATSDRAVTMGSNITHVLEMESEEEIQTIYSKLTKKGTVHMELQDTFWGAKYAKVTDPFGVTWDLNFEKAQM from the coding sequence ATGAAGCATCAAGCGACGCCTTACCTGACATTCAACGGAAACGCAAAAGAAGCCCTAGAGTATTACAAGGAACTTTTCGAAGGAGAAGTTTCAGACGTCCAAACGTACGGCCAGGCAAACTTCCCTACTCCACCAGAAGCAGATGAACTGATTCTTCATTCTCGCTTTAAAAAAGGACCGCTATTTTTCATGGTGTCTGACGCCACCTCTGACCGCGCAGTCACAATGGGATCCAACATCACCCACGTTCTCGAAATGGAAAGCGAAGAAGAAATTCAAACCATTTACTCAAAACTAACGAAAAAAGGAACCGTACATATGGAGCTGCAGGACACGTTCTGGGGAGCGAAATATGCGAAGGTAACGGATCCGTTTGGGGTGACGTGGGATTTGAATTTTGAAAAGGCACAAATGTAA
- a CDS encoding Uma2 family endonuclease, which produces MHDWNSWDGQWELIEGSPYSMTPSSSWYHQSIVLNVGSLFKGCLKDKSCRVFTAPLDVFLSEEEDVVQPDVFLVCDKTRMTSKGCNGAPDLVIEVLSPSTAFKDRNIKKEKYEKHGVKEYWIIDPAYRMVEVFYLTENRYTAQEFRDNGEIYSSQFPFITLSMDLIFAED; this is translated from the coding sequence ATTCATGATTGGAATTCCTGGGATGGACAGTGGGAGTTAATTGAAGGAAGCCCCTATAGTATGACACCCTCCTCCAGCTGGTATCATCAGTCTATTGTGCTGAATGTCGGGAGTCTTTTTAAAGGATGCTTGAAGGATAAATCATGCCGTGTATTTACAGCTCCATTGGATGTCTTTCTTAGCGAAGAGGAGGATGTCGTGCAGCCGGATGTCTTTTTAGTATGTGATAAAACAAGAATGACAAGCAAAGGATGCAATGGTGCCCCGGATTTAGTCATTGAGGTTCTGTCACCAAGTACAGCCTTTAAAGACCGGAATATAAAAAAAGAAAAATACGAAAAGCATGGAGTAAAAGAGTATTGGATCATTGACCCTGCCTATCGAATGGTTGAAGTTTTTTATTTAACTGAAAACAGATATACGGCACAGGAATTTCGTGATAACGGCGAAATTTATTCCAGTCAATTTCCTTTTATCACTCTTTCCATGGACTTGATATTTGCGGAGGATTAA
- a CDS encoding cell wall hydrolase yields the protein MPRVKYTDADVALMARMMRAEAEGEGQQGMLYVGNVIVNRAKASCSDFKNVRTIRQVIFQVQGGNYSFEAVQKGNVFYNRARSVEKRLAKKNLDYWRDHPAKYALWYFNPYAPCPPTWYSQPKSGQFKKHCYYEPKAGTCASVYNG from the coding sequence ATGCCCAGAGTGAAATATACAGATGCCGATGTTGCCTTGATGGCGAGGATGATGAGAGCGGAGGCGGAAGGGGAAGGCCAGCAGGGGATGCTGTATGTGGGAAATGTAATTGTAAACCGTGCAAAAGCCAGCTGCTCGGATTTTAAAAATGTCCGAACGATCCGGCAGGTCATCTTCCAGGTGCAAGGCGGGAACTATTCATTTGAGGCTGTTCAAAAGGGAAATGTTTTTTATAACAGGGCGAGGTCGGTGGAAAAAAGACTGGCTAAAAAGAATCTTGATTATTGGCGGGATCATCCGGCCAAGTATGCCCTATGGTATTTTAATCCTTATGCACCATGCCCCCCAACCTGGTATAGTCAGCCAAAATCCGGCCAATTCAAGAAACACTGCTATTACGAACCAAAAGCTGGAACCTGTGCCAGTGTGTATAACGGATAG
- a CDS encoding DUF6792 domain-containing protein, which produces MNSNKELLSTETLRARITKLEYDIPKNPSEAQIKEFQEKVRQIYIEETGEAPPSEISIYHSGSKKYQNAEDSGFDGTVIHFYDPEKKINQSYTITRGSEMGEDAGAGKPLDWLYNVFGIYTGRDRAQFDHANRFAENVNKEITSKTGNSSIPPLERYGLGHSLGGNLIQMLQLQNGAFKKVYTFNDAPPSAYQLAYVDQDFLLNVRNKFNIKNPNDIYSIPSADLEKFATDYYKERGKNIHHTTSADEILFAISGFRGFLFFGDRKIIETNPDFDGLKDVLDNVSDEDLAVIQKKLAEIAPYYEKDGIDGIVFGVTGYDKKFWDQSFETLKDLDLTTLNPIERAENAITVAKTIVAMKDHVALMINKVTSLKDELPALLSIVGTVSAEEREKIESVIDGMVDNLETMKAAIENIGDVATLERLRNGDLKGFLEQIEVLMNTSDIIKTEFNEFKAGFGSIKTILEELMEKFGMATEAHLMDAVISALSLEGFSYEGDDMFKAKMVGGKPIMINLSSALRLYKEGLNIYEEKNNLLKQLKEAYHREYTDDYTRRKGTLMKAIASTDSDIGWAQSRLGYSTTVYKVTKIDVQETIYPIPPANTATFQELFHYHETEQEAGVKQIIQIKNSVEKFFQEDQKVASMFKLI; this is translated from the coding sequence ATGAATTCAAATAAAGAGCTGCTGTCAACCGAAACCTTGCGGGCCCGGATTACCAAACTGGAATATGACATTCCAAAAAATCCATCAGAAGCCCAAATAAAAGAATTTCAAGAAAAGGTCCGTCAAATTTATATCGAAGAAACAGGTGAAGCCCCTCCCTCAGAAATTTCGATCTATCATTCGGGTTCAAAAAAGTATCAGAATGCTGAAGATTCAGGTTTCGATGGAACGGTTATCCACTTTTATGATCCGGAGAAAAAAATCAACCAATCCTACACCATCACCAGAGGCAGTGAGATGGGAGAGGATGCGGGAGCAGGAAAACCACTGGATTGGTTATATAATGTATTTGGAATTTATACTGGCAGAGACCGTGCTCAATTTGATCACGCTAACCGATTCGCGGAAAACGTAAATAAAGAGATTACATCCAAGACAGGAAATTCTTCAATCCCCCCTTTAGAACGGTATGGACTAGGCCATTCACTTGGAGGAAATCTGATTCAAATGCTTCAGCTTCAAAATGGGGCGTTCAAGAAAGTTTATACTTTTAACGACGCGCCTCCAAGCGCCTATCAACTTGCTTATGTTGACCAAGATTTTTTGCTGAATGTTAGGAACAAATTCAATATAAAAAATCCTAATGACATTTACTCTATCCCTAGCGCTGATCTCGAAAAATTTGCCACCGACTACTACAAAGAACGTGGTAAAAACATCCACCACACAACATCTGCAGATGAGATCCTCTTTGCCATATCCGGTTTTCGAGGCTTTCTGTTTTTCGGAGATCGTAAAATAATTGAGACAAATCCGGATTTTGATGGACTTAAAGATGTGCTTGATAACGTATCCGATGAGGACCTCGCAGTTATCCAAAAGAAGCTTGCAGAGATTGCTCCTTATTACGAAAAGGATGGCATTGACGGGATTGTTTTCGGGGTGACTGGCTACGATAAGAAGTTTTGGGATCAATCCTTTGAAACTCTTAAAGATCTTGACCTTACTACTCTAAATCCTATCGAACGAGCCGAGAATGCAATAACCGTTGCGAAAACGATTGTTGCAATGAAGGATCATGTGGCGCTGATGATAAATAAGGTGACAAGTCTGAAGGATGAATTGCCTGCCTTATTATCAATAGTTGGAACCGTTTCTGCTGAAGAAAGAGAAAAAATCGAATCAGTCATAGACGGGATGGTCGACAACCTTGAGACGATGAAGGCTGCTATCGAAAACATTGGGGATGTGGCCACTTTAGAAAGGCTTCGAAATGGCGACCTTAAAGGATTTTTAGAGCAGATCGAGGTATTAATGAACACATCGGATATCATTAAAACCGAATTTAATGAATTTAAGGCAGGGTTTGGTTCCATTAAGACGATTCTTGAAGAACTGATGGAAAAGTTCGGAATGGCAACAGAAGCTCACCTTATGGATGCTGTAATCAGCGCACTTTCTTTAGAAGGATTCTCATATGAAGGCGACGATATGTTTAAAGCAAAAATGGTAGGAGGCAAACCAATTATGATTAACCTTTCCTCCGCCCTCCGCCTTTATAAGGAAGGCCTAAACATTTATGAGGAAAAGAATAACCTTCTTAAGCAGTTAAAAGAAGCGTACCATCGAGAGTATACAGATGATTATACACGAAGAAAAGGTACGCTGATGAAGGCGATTGCCTCAACAGATTCTGATATTGGCTGGGCCCAAAGCAGGCTTGGATACAGCACGACCGTTTATAAAGTAACAAAAATTGATGTCCAGGAAACCATTTACCCAATTCCTCCCGCCAACACCGCAACCTTCCAAGAGCTATTCCACTACCATGAAACCGAACAGGAAGCAGGAGTCAAACAAATCATTCAAATTAAAAATTCTGTTGAAAAATTCTTTCAAGAGGACCAAAAAGTAGCCTCAATGTTTAAGCTAATTTAA
- a CDS encoding immunity 22 family protein, with the protein MEKKGWVSVWLGNIKEEDSIEEYVDLTYDDDGESVPSKFFMDYNIDMDETDEDTIEKATYEYSSSDISTLLGGCSYEEIIIPKIERNIDLKKKYNAVILIYNFEYTDKIIGAGSFDFITATKYE; encoded by the coding sequence GTGGAAAAAAAAGGATGGGTTTCTGTTTGGTTAGGTAATATTAAAGAAGAAGACTCTATAGAAGAGTATGTAGACTTAACGTATGATGATGATGGCGAGTCTGTCCCTTCAAAATTTTTTATGGATTATAATATCGATATGGATGAAACAGACGAGGATACTATAGAAAAAGCAACCTATGAGTATAGCAGTAGCGATATTTCTACTTTATTAGGTGGTTGTTCGTATGAAGAAATTATCATACCGAAAATTGAGAGAAACATAGATTTGAAAAAAAAGTATAATGCAGTAATTCTCATATATAATTTTGAGTATACCGATAAAATAATTGGAGCTGGATCTTTTGATTTTATTACTGCTACAAAATATGAGTGA
- a CDS encoding LXG domain-containing protein: protein MTNVLDVDAFHSGIDQTKKKVSSQEAQIKQLQTAVKGIVGLDDTFKGEGGEAIRFFYEKHHLPLMSSYSAFLANYQTTLDGMKKSLDLLEPSSSGFISQTFLEQQLEQDLTRAKDRTNQMVNETNSTMDGVADIVGLPKLNDTSFAEMVEKARTEKNQTRNLLGEFDYNQESALTKLEQELETVLKKVTDLQNLFQPAHVKASAPGSVQNWTCEKPVNAEVKEDKNLLQIIGDVFVGIVEGIVNFIKDLIVGLFELLIAIFTDLPGLLMGIINALINYDKTIAAMIDAFLTAWDRDVMNGDARSISRFFTYEFLSIAATFFIGGIDKVSKAGNLSKLGKLAAKNNGPDGIPAKIPYNVMDTTKLKAFMQENLIKHVEHYKKSVVDFVQSNLFKTVIHMKNLSSKVADIFSKTRNVLNPEKVNKILQNTYDNVVKGPLGNTKKWLDQKINDVLDKPIPSLVETLGPNVPDTLRDVLGDARESVSGIITSTNGKIRDEAKLINNDKDIKDITKLTVDDIPTAKSGNFNKFFNSLTKSELDELWKEKKIRKKIERQLREPGGLHEWHLVSRAPQFKYWNISAEEIKDLRTAISDVKFVNPNGIHGGLGSTKAHNELLAIIDTSSDYNTFVRRLNNWANYRLEGGVMSLPKSLRLK, encoded by the coding sequence ATGACAAATGTATTAGATGTCGATGCGTTTCACTCGGGCATCGATCAAACGAAGAAGAAGGTATCGTCGCAGGAAGCGCAGATCAAGCAGCTTCAAACGGCGGTAAAGGGGATCGTCGGGCTCGATGATACGTTCAAAGGAGAGGGCGGAGAGGCCATCCGCTTCTTCTATGAGAAGCATCACCTCCCCCTCATGTCCAGCTACAGCGCTTTTTTGGCAAACTATCAGACAACTCTGGACGGAATGAAAAAATCGCTGGATCTCCTCGAGCCTTCAAGTTCAGGCTTTATCAGCCAAACCTTCCTCGAGCAGCAGCTTGAGCAGGATTTAACAAGAGCGAAAGACCGGACAAACCAAATGGTAAATGAAACAAATTCTACGATGGACGGTGTCGCGGACATTGTAGGGCTGCCAAAGTTAAACGATACCTCCTTCGCAGAAATGGTGGAAAAGGCGAGGACGGAAAAGAACCAAACCAGGAACCTCCTTGGAGAATTCGACTATAATCAGGAATCAGCGCTCACCAAGCTTGAGCAGGAGCTTGAAACCGTATTAAAGAAAGTAACCGACCTGCAAAACCTCTTTCAGCCAGCCCATGTGAAAGCTTCTGCCCCAGGATCCGTTCAAAATTGGACCTGTGAAAAGCCGGTGAATGCTGAAGTAAAAGAAGACAAAAATCTCCTGCAGATCATCGGGGACGTTTTTGTAGGGATTGTTGAAGGAATCGTAAACTTCATCAAGGATCTGATCGTCGGTTTATTTGAACTGCTCATCGCCATTTTTACGGATCTGCCAGGACTGTTAATGGGAATTATCAACGCTCTGATTAACTACGACAAAACCATTGCAGCCATGATTGACGCCTTTTTAACTGCATGGGACCGAGATGTTATGAACGGGGATGCACGCAGCATATCGAGATTTTTTACATATGAATTCCTCTCCATCGCTGCAACCTTCTTCATAGGCGGTATCGACAAAGTCAGCAAAGCCGGCAACCTAAGTAAGCTTGGGAAACTGGCCGCCAAAAATAACGGGCCAGATGGAATTCCTGCTAAAATCCCTTACAACGTCATGGATACCACAAAATTAAAAGCCTTTATGCAGGAAAACCTGATCAAACATGTCGAACATTATAAAAAGAGTGTAGTGGACTTTGTACAATCCAATCTATTTAAAACCGTCATCCATATGAAAAACCTCAGCAGCAAAGTGGCAGACATTTTCAGCAAAACAAGGAATGTTTTGAATCCAGAGAAGGTTAATAAGATTCTGCAGAATACCTATGATAACGTTGTAAAAGGACCGCTTGGGAATACGAAAAAATGGCTGGATCAGAAAATAAATGATGTGCTGGATAAGCCAATTCCTAGTTTGGTAGAGACTTTAGGGCCGAATGTTCCGGATACTCTGCGGGATGTTTTGGGGGATGCTAGGGAGAGTGTTAGTGGGATTATAACCAGTACAAATGGTAAAATAAGAGATGAAGCTAAGTTAATAAATAATGATAAAGATATAAAAGATATAACTAAATTAACAGTTGACGATATACCAACTGCAAAGAGTGGGAACTTTAATAAATTCTTCAATTCCCTTACAAAAAGTGAATTAGACGAACTTTGGAAAGAAAAAAAAATTAGAAAGAAAATTGAACGTCAGCTTAGAGAACCTGGTGGCTTACACGAGTGGCACTTAGTTTCAAGAGCTCCGCAATTTAAGTATTGGAATATTAGTGCTGAAGAGATTAAAGATTTACGTACGGCAATATCTGATGTTAAATTTGTAAACCCTAACGGTATTCATGGAGGATTAGGCTCGACTAAAGCGCATAATGAATTGTTAGCAATAATTGATACTTCAAGCGACTATAATACATTTGTTAGACGACTTAATAATTGGGCTAATTATAGACTAGAGGGTGGGGTTATGTCTTTACCGAAAAGTCTTAGATTAAAGTAG
- a CDS encoding YwqI/YxiC family protein yields MATEIKIQYDEIEKALAAMQASIQAFHTDFPSGVGEGNEMDAMKKLNELNEACQKAMETYKELLIMNTDATKQSVDQMKKADKNLSAAISGER; encoded by the coding sequence ATGGCCACTGAAATAAAAATTCAGTATGACGAAATTGAAAAGGCATTAGCAGCTATGCAGGCGTCCATACAAGCTTTTCATACAGACTTCCCTTCAGGCGTTGGCGAGGGCAATGAAATGGATGCGATGAAGAAGCTGAATGAATTAAATGAAGCCTGTCAAAAAGCGATGGAAACCTATAAGGAATTGCTGATCATGAACACAGATGCCACCAAGCAATCCGTCGATCAAATGAAGAAAGCAGACAAAAATCTATCAGCTGCCATATCCGGGGAAAGGTGA
- a CDS encoding YwqH-like family protein: MSLSALNAKLRDLEEKLQRLRKCSSELSDHQFDFFSSQNMVTEPDLTAKAWYGERSNDFNLIRENDMHPAYKDIQTTQFNQAFQVLSQKIQQITAEINSVKAAIASLEAEERSKAIQAAKAR; the protein is encoded by the coding sequence TTGTCTTTATCAGCCCTTAACGCAAAGCTGCGTGATTTGGAAGAGAAGCTGCAGCGACTGCGCAAATGCAGCAGTGAATTATCCGATCACCAGTTTGATTTTTTCAGCAGCCAGAATATGGTGACAGAGCCTGACTTGACGGCTAAAGCATGGTACGGAGAGCGGTCCAATGATTTTAACTTAATAAGAGAGAACGATATGCATCCTGCTTACAAGGATATTCAAACAACACAATTTAACCAGGCGTTTCAGGTGCTAAGCCAAAAAATCCAGCAGATAACAGCCGAGATTAATAGTGTAAAAGCGGCCATCGCCTCACTGGAAGCAGAAGAGAGAAGCAAGGCGATTCAGGCAGCAAAAGCCAGATGA